The following are encoded together in the Streptomyces sp. NBC_00341 genome:
- a CDS encoding ABC transporter permease — MKTAVAPPGSETDRPTDGARPAHRLPFWVNQRLGLLVIIIALAALFGVLRPAFFDERLVLFPLLRDISTLTVVALAQMVVLSIGHMNLAVGRMAAFGAFFAGFGYDRLGLSLPLGLVLCLVAGCAIGALTGWIIARTGVNSFVVTLAMDFALLGLVSLLYSALTDNAAFTARPDGLAELRSYSLADICVGPVCGSPAVPQIIQFTVIALVGLGFLYSRTRMGRELLLTGANPSAAELSGIPTGRRIVLAHALSGLLAALAGFMAAVGTGTFRASIGDDFMLPSFLGAVLGGTLLTGGVVSVVGALLGTSLVGVIRKGLDLLGVGLESLNIYLGCVLLLALSADRVRTVVSYRKVVRST, encoded by the coding sequence ATGAAGACGGCCGTCGCTCCACCCGGCAGCGAGACGGACCGCCCCACCGACGGGGCCCGGCCGGCACACCGGCTGCCGTTCTGGGTCAACCAGCGGCTCGGGCTCCTCGTCATCATCATCGCGCTCGCCGCTCTGTTCGGTGTTCTGCGCCCGGCGTTCTTCGACGAGCGGCTGGTGCTCTTCCCGCTCCTGAGGGACATCTCGACGCTGACGGTGGTGGCACTGGCGCAGATGGTGGTGCTGTCCATCGGGCACATGAACCTCGCCGTCGGGCGCATGGCCGCCTTCGGCGCGTTCTTCGCCGGCTTCGGCTACGACCGGCTCGGTCTGTCGCTGCCGCTCGGCCTGGTGCTGTGCCTGGTGGCGGGCTGTGCGATCGGCGCGCTGACCGGCTGGATCATCGCCCGTACCGGGGTGAACTCCTTCGTCGTGACGCTGGCCATGGACTTCGCCCTGCTGGGACTCGTCTCTCTGCTCTACTCGGCCCTCACGGACAACGCCGCGTTCACCGCCCGTCCGGACGGGCTGGCGGAGCTGCGTTCCTACTCGCTCGCCGACATCTGTGTCGGGCCCGTCTGCGGCTCGCCGGCCGTCCCGCAGATCATCCAGTTCACCGTGATCGCCCTCGTCGGCCTCGGCTTCCTCTACTCCCGTACCCGGATGGGACGCGAGCTGCTGCTCACCGGCGCCAACCCGAGTGCCGCCGAGCTGTCCGGCATCCCCACCGGACGCAGGATCGTGCTCGCGCACGCGCTCTCGGGGCTGCTCGCCGCACTGGCCGGTTTCATGGCCGCCGTCGGCACGGGCACGTTCCGCGCGTCCATCGGCGACGACTTCATGCTCCCCTCGTTCCTGGGCGCGGTCCTGGGCGGGACCCTGCTCACCGGCGGCGTCGTCTCCGTCGTCGGCGCTCTGCTCGGCACCTCACTGGTCGGTGTGATCCGCAAGGGTCTGGACCTGCTCGGCGTCGGTCTCGAAAGCCTCAACATCTACCTCGGCTGCGTCCTGCTCCTGGCCCTGTCCGCCGACCGGGTGCGCACCGTCGTGTCCTACCGCAAGGTGGTGCGTTCCACATGA
- a CDS encoding GntR family transcriptional regulator: MVMDHVIQPGARVGIEALSRSLGVSPTPVREALARLEADGLVLKRSLSGYRTTELLGRRDVEELFEMRLLLEPRAAALAAEHAGDKALDRIEALMEEMQGLPDKGHSFAVYGRFAALDQRFHDTLAAASGRTLLAAAVERLHAHLHLFRLSPVTGGSPATAVEHSRILRAVLRRNAQRAEDAMREHLELSLARHLSRYEDGA, encoded by the coding sequence ATGGTGATGGACCACGTGATCCAGCCGGGCGCCCGGGTCGGCATCGAGGCACTGTCCCGGTCGCTGGGCGTCTCGCCCACCCCGGTGCGTGAGGCGCTGGCCCGCCTCGAAGCGGACGGTCTGGTCCTCAAGCGGTCACTGTCGGGCTACCGCACCACCGAACTGCTGGGCCGGCGAGACGTGGAGGAACTCTTCGAAATGCGGCTCCTTCTGGAGCCCCGGGCCGCGGCTCTGGCCGCCGAGCACGCCGGAGACAAGGCGCTGGACCGGATCGAGGCCCTGATGGAGGAGATGCAGGGCCTGCCCGACAAGGGCCACAGCTTCGCCGTTTACGGGCGCTTCGCGGCGCTGGACCAGCGCTTCCACGACACGCTCGCCGCCGCCTCGGGGCGCACCTTGCTCGCCGCCGCGGTGGAGCGCCTGCACGCACACCTCCACCTCTTCCGGCTCAGCCCGGTCACGGGCGGCAGCCCCGCCACGGCCGTCGAACACAGCCGGATCCTGCGAGCGGTACTGCGGCGCAACGCCCAACGGGCGGAGGACGCCATGCGGGAGCATCTGGAGCTCAGCCTCGCGCGGCATCTCAGCCGGTACGAGGACGGCGCCTGA
- a CDS encoding sugar ABC transporter ATP-binding protein, translated as MSEVLLECDQIVKVFPGVRALDGVGLRLTAGSVHALLGENGAGKSTLIKVITGVHAPDGGRLLRGGQEIQPRSPLDAMRAGVGVVHQERNLIPGFSVAENITLQNPPSRRGLVDREAMTAPARRCLAELGLDIDPHQLVSELSVAQQQLVEIAKALHTDSKVLLLDEPTASLSPQEAEHLFDVIRRLTERGTCVVFVSHKLEEVFAVCDTVTVLRDGRSVLESAPLAEHTQDDVVTLMVGRAHAVTAMTPRPVDTSATPALSLTGLSTASGHRDISLDVLPGEIVGLYGLVGAGRSELVRAVLGLDRVTGGEIRVYGEPARIGSPRQALHGYGIGYLTENRKEEGVFLEQPILRNITVTVWRKLANAIGYVPARRERETAEDLVERLGIRISGLAQNAGELSGGNQQKVSLSKWLAADTRLLVVDEPTVGVDVRTKHAFHELIWELARGGLPILLISSDLAEMVTLADRVVVMAGHRIRGEVANDHDYGRMSGRIIRMIHDRPVLAGSPKGPTA; from the coding sequence ATGAGCGAAGTCCTGCTGGAATGCGATCAGATCGTCAAGGTCTTCCCCGGTGTCCGCGCCCTCGACGGCGTCGGCCTGCGGCTCACCGCAGGCTCCGTGCACGCCCTGCTGGGCGAGAACGGGGCGGGGAAGTCCACCCTCATCAAGGTGATCACCGGCGTGCACGCGCCGGACGGCGGCAGGCTCCTCAGGGGCGGCCAGGAGATCCAGCCGCGCTCCCCGCTGGACGCCATGCGGGCCGGCGTCGGCGTCGTGCACCAGGAGCGCAATCTGATCCCCGGGTTCTCCGTGGCCGAGAACATCACGCTGCAGAACCCGCCCTCGCGCCGTGGCCTGGTCGACCGGGAGGCCATGACGGCTCCGGCCCGGCGCTGTCTGGCCGAACTCGGCCTCGACATCGATCCGCACCAACTTGTATCCGAACTGTCTGTCGCACAGCAGCAGTTGGTGGAGATCGCCAAAGCGCTCCACACCGACAGCAAGGTTCTCCTGCTCGACGAGCCGACCGCCTCCCTCTCCCCGCAGGAGGCCGAGCATCTCTTCGACGTCATCCGGCGGCTCACCGAACGCGGCACGTGTGTGGTCTTCGTCAGTCACAAGCTGGAGGAGGTCTTCGCGGTCTGCGACACCGTCACCGTGCTGCGCGACGGCCGGTCCGTGCTCGAATCCGCGCCGCTCGCGGAGCACACCCAGGACGACGTCGTGACCCTGATGGTCGGACGCGCCCACGCGGTGACGGCGATGACCCCGCGGCCCGTGGACACGTCCGCGACGCCCGCGCTCTCCCTCACCGGGCTCTCGACGGCCTCCGGCCACCGTGACATCTCCCTCGACGTGCTCCCCGGGGAGATCGTCGGGCTGTACGGCCTGGTCGGCGCGGGGCGCAGCGAACTGGTCAGGGCGGTGCTCGGTCTGGACCGGGTGACCGGCGGTGAGATCCGGGTGTACGGGGAGCCCGCGAGGATCGGCTCGCCGCGGCAGGCGCTGCACGGGTACGGGATCGGGTATCTGACGGAGAACCGCAAGGAGGAGGGTGTCTTCCTGGAGCAGCCCATCCTCCGCAACATCACCGTGACGGTGTGGCGGAAGCTGGCGAACGCCATCGGATACGTTCCCGCCCGCCGGGAGCGCGAGACCGCGGAGGATCTTGTCGAGCGCCTCGGCATCAGGATCTCCGGGCTCGCGCAGAACGCCGGTGAGCTGTCGGGCGGCAACCAGCAGAAGGTCAGTCTGTCGAAGTGGCTGGCGGCCGACACCCGGCTGCTGGTCGTCGACGAACCGACCGTCGGTGTGGACGTGCGGACCAAGCACGCCTTCCACGAGCTGATCTGGGAGCTCGCCCGCGGCGGACTGCCGATCCTGCTGATCAGCAGCGACCTGGCGGAGATGGTGACCCTGGCCGACCGGGTCGTCGTGATGGCCGGTCACCGCATCCGCGGCGAGGTGGCCAACGACCACGACTACGGCCGGATGAGCGGCCGGATCATCCGTATGATCCACGACCGGCCGGTCCTGGCCGGGTCCCCGAAGGGACCGACCGCGTGA
- a CDS encoding DUF3533 domain-containing protein encodes MPAQSPVGVPGGQSSARLRGVGESMSGRSVLLVLGVLVLQTAFVLSCVGAFRDPVPHRIALAVTDPTTRIADDTFYQLALLPGEPVDPVRVADEAAALDRIHSREVDGALVLSRSGTADLLLVAGGAGPLLAKELATHVVAAEGHQGRTVRVRDVVPVAPGDKRLLSSFSLVVGWCAGGVLCASVQAYGAGRRRPAGLRASAAMGVLLVYSVLAGLLGVLVARTLLDAVPGNLWALWALGSLLVLTVGALTLALYESAGALGIGLALLLVVVLGGPSAGGVYPTELLPAFWRTVGPFLPPGAGLDAVDSIAYFRGAGAGGPWWTLVAWAGGGAAVVLLGGVVATRSRPPAARTKRRP; translated from the coding sequence ATGCCAGCACAGAGCCCGGTCGGCGTTCCCGGCGGTCAGTCGTCCGCGCGCTTGCGCGGTGTCGGAGAAAGCATGAGCGGGCGATCGGTACTCCTGGTCCTTGGGGTGTTGGTGCTGCAGACAGCGTTTGTGCTCTCGTGCGTCGGCGCGTTCCGCGATCCCGTCCCGCACCGCATTGCCCTGGCCGTCACGGACCCCACGACACGGATCGCCGACGACACCTTCTACCAGCTCGCGTTGCTTCCCGGTGAGCCGGTGGACCCGGTCCGGGTGGCCGACGAGGCTGCTGCCCTGGACCGCATCCACAGTCGTGAGGTGGACGGTGCGCTCGTCCTCTCCCGATCCGGCACCGCCGACCTGTTGCTGGTTGCCGGTGGGGCGGGCCCGTTGCTGGCCAAGGAACTTGCCACGCACGTCGTCGCGGCAGAAGGGCACCAGGGCCGCACGGTCCGAGTCCGGGACGTGGTGCCGGTCGCGCCGGGTGACAAGCGTCTCCTCTCCTCCTTCTCGCTCGTTGTGGGCTGGTGTGCGGGCGGCGTCCTGTGCGCCTCGGTGCAGGCGTACGGTGCCGGGCGCCGTCGTCCGGCGGGATTGCGCGCATCGGCCGCCATGGGTGTGCTGCTGGTGTATTCGGTGCTTGCCGGGCTCCTAGGCGTGCTGGTCGCCAGGACTCTTCTGGACGCGGTGCCAGGAAACCTCTGGGCACTGTGGGCCCTCGGTTCCCTGCTGGTTCTGACGGTCGGAGCCCTCACACTCGCCCTGTACGAATCGGCCGGAGCGCTGGGAATCGGTCTGGCGCTCCTGCTCGTGGTCGTCCTCGGCGGGCCGAGCGCGGGCGGGGTGTATCCCACCGAGTTGCTGCCCGCGTTCTGGCGCACTGTGGGCCCGTTCCTGCCGCCCGGGGCGGGCCTGGACGCCGTGGATTCGATCGCCTATTTCCGTGGTGCGGGTGCCGGCGGGCCGTGGTGGACGCTTGTGGCCTGGGCCGGCGGCGGCGCGGCCGTGGTCCTGCTGGGCGGCGTTGTCGCGACCCGGTCCCGTCCTCCCGCAGCGCGGACCAAGCGTCGGCCCTGA
- a CDS encoding L-rhamnose mutarotase, with product MRRVAQVIGLRPGKAAEYRELHRAVPGPVLDRLRRSHIANYSIHLLGDRLFSYFEYHGDDLAADLALMADDPATQEWWRLTAPCQRPVDEAGPGAWWASGEQVFLME from the coding sequence GTGAGGCGGGTCGCGCAGGTCATCGGTCTGCGCCCGGGGAAGGCGGCGGAGTACCGGGAGCTGCACCGTGCCGTCCCCGGGCCCGTGCTCGACCGGCTGCGGCGCTCCCATATTGCCAACTACTCGATCCACCTGCTCGGCGACAGGCTGTTCAGCTACTTCGAGTACCACGGCGACGACCTGGCCGCCGACCTCGCCCTGATGGCCGACGACCCGGCCACCCAGGAGTGGTGGCGGCTCACAGCTCCCTGCCAGCGGCCCGTGGACGAAGCCGGGCCCGGTGCCTGGTGGGCATCGGGCGAGCAGGTCTTCCTCATGGAGTAG
- a CDS encoding FadR/GntR family transcriptional regulator, which produces MAVRRTTLFDQVASEIITLIEETGLKPGDQVPPEGELAARFGVNRLAVREAIRALAAREILISSQGRPARVNVPTARVFAQILGFRLRQQSLRFEDVLDARGAVERAMASRAAVRVGAGEASTEDATALLEKMEEAVDDRDRFVALDLAFHHEIARTADNGILELVLESLGDVLTEHRLASYDGRSRRGESQHDTITAHRAIVDAIAAGDPERAVAAMAAHLTETGEDLEITP; this is translated from the coding sequence GTGGCAGTGCGCCGCACCACGCTGTTCGACCAGGTCGCAAGCGAGATCATCACGCTGATCGAGGAGACCGGCCTGAAGCCGGGCGACCAAGTACCGCCGGAGGGCGAACTGGCCGCGCGGTTCGGGGTGAACAGGCTCGCGGTCCGTGAGGCGATCCGGGCTCTGGCGGCGCGGGAGATCCTCATCTCCAGCCAGGGCCGGCCGGCCCGCGTCAATGTACCGACCGCGCGTGTCTTCGCTCAGATCCTGGGGTTCCGGCTGCGCCAGCAGTCGCTTCGTTTCGAGGACGTTCTGGATGCCCGTGGCGCGGTCGAAAGGGCCATGGCCTCGCGGGCGGCGGTGCGCGTGGGTGCGGGAGAGGCGTCCACAGAGGATGCCACCGCACTGCTGGAGAAGATGGAGGAGGCGGTCGACGACCGCGACCGCTTCGTGGCGCTCGACCTGGCGTTCCATCACGAGATCGCCAGGACGGCCGACAACGGCATCCTGGAACTGGTCCTGGAGTCCCTCGGCGACGTCCTGACCGAGCACCGGCTGGCCAGTTACGACGGCCGCTCGCGGCGCGGCGAGAGCCAGCACGACACGATCACCGCCCATCGCGCGATCGTGGACGCCATCGCGGCGGGTGATCCCGAGAGGGCTGTCGCGGCCATGGCGGCGCATCTGACGGAGACGGGTGAGGACTTGGAGATCACGCCGTAG
- a CDS encoding GntR family transcriptional regulator: MPVNDPPVFDDRAGAPEPPTAPVRQPLSDSVYEDIKAMVMDHEIAPGARVGIEALSRRLDVSPTPVREALARLESDGLVVKRSLSGYRATELLTRQGVEELFEMRLLLEPRAAALAALHADESQLDVIEAIQEDMEVHPSPAGPYASYREFAALDQRFHDAVAVAARRPLLLDAVERLHAHLHVFRLSSLPVEDDSTLAEHERVVRAILRRSAERAAQAMTDHLTHSLERQLSRFQEK; encoded by the coding sequence ATGCCGGTGAATGACCCGCCCGTCTTCGACGACCGGGCCGGGGCGCCAGAGCCCCCCACGGCGCCGGTCCGCCAGCCACTCTCCGACAGCGTCTACGAGGACATCAAGGCCATGGTCATGGACCATGAGATCGCACCGGGGGCCCGCGTCGGCATCGAAGCCCTCTCCCGCAGGCTCGACGTCTCACCGACCCCGGTCCGCGAGGCGCTGGCCCGTCTGGAGTCGGACGGCCTCGTGGTCAAGCGTTCCCTCTCCGGATACCGGGCGACGGAACTGCTCACCCGGCAAGGGGTTGAGGAGCTGTTCGAGATGCGGCTCCTCCTGGAACCGCGGGCCGCGGCGCTGGCGGCCCTGCACGCCGACGAGTCTCAGCTCGACGTCATCGAGGCCATCCAGGAGGACATGGAGGTCCACCCCAGCCCCGCGGGTCCCTACGCGTCCTACCGTGAATTCGCAGCCCTGGACCAGCGCTTCCACGACGCCGTCGCGGTCGCCGCCCGTCGCCCCCTCCTCCTGGACGCGGTCGAGCGGCTCCACGCGCATCTCCACGTCTTCCGCCTCAGCAGCCTTCCCGTCGAGGACGATTCGACCCTGGCCGAGCACGAGCGGGTCGTCCGGGCGATCCTGCGCCGCAGTGCCGAGCGGGCCGCACAGGCGATGACGGACCATCTGACACACAGCCTGGAGCGCCAGCTCAGCCGGTTCCAGGAGAAATGA
- a CDS encoding ABC transporter permease: MTPLQDSSTAAWSALRRFSRSTTTTLLGVVVVGYVALGISSSGTFFEGPSLRTFLQYLATPVLIGLAQMVALSVGQLNLAVGALGGFSACLMGVLMVDAGVPAGLAVLIGVLGATLIGLITGVFIVATRINGFIVTLGTMTILLGAQYRLSGTRTIDGYSATLRDFGRAAPLNIPLVFVTALVAAGLLAAFMYRTVAGRRLLAAGGNPLAAKLSGISTDRQIVLAHTLSGLLIGIAALTATASLPGVNRSVGGDWLLPSFAAPIIGGVALTGGSVAVLGTVLAAFVMRLIDTARAQFSLDPSWVNFLIGVVVLGTVVGGRLHQGHLAKKGVSPGGAPPPPPPEETPRPTAVPTPMGETR, from the coding sequence ATGACCCCGCTCCAGGACAGCAGTACGGCGGCATGGTCCGCGCTGCGGCGCTTCTCGCGCTCCACGACGACCACCCTGCTGGGCGTGGTCGTCGTCGGCTACGTCGCCCTCGGCATCTCGTCGTCCGGGACCTTCTTCGAAGGGCCCTCACTCCGTACGTTCCTGCAGTACCTCGCCACACCGGTCCTGATCGGGCTGGCCCAGATGGTCGCCCTCAGTGTGGGGCAGCTCAATCTCGCGGTCGGGGCGCTGGGCGGGTTCAGCGCCTGCCTGATGGGCGTCCTGATGGTCGACGCCGGTGTCCCTGCCGGACTCGCCGTCCTGATCGGTGTGCTGGGCGCGACCCTGATCGGCCTGATCACCGGCGTGTTCATCGTCGCCACACGTATCAACGGCTTCATCGTGACGCTCGGCACCATGACCATCCTGCTGGGTGCGCAGTACCGGCTCTCCGGGACCCGCACCATCGACGGGTACTCCGCCACGCTGCGCGACTTCGGCCGCGCAGCGCCGCTGAACATCCCGCTGGTCTTCGTCACGGCCCTGGTCGCGGCCGGTCTCCTCGCCGCCTTCATGTACCGCACGGTGGCGGGGCGGCGGCTGCTGGCCGCGGGCGGGAACCCGCTCGCCGCCAAGCTCTCCGGCATTTCCACCGACCGGCAGATCGTGCTCGCGCACACCCTGTCCGGGCTACTCATCGGCATCGCCGCGCTGACCGCCACGGCCTCGCTGCCCGGGGTCAACCGCAGTGTCGGCGGAGACTGGCTGCTGCCCAGCTTCGCGGCGCCCATCATCGGCGGCGTGGCGTTGACCGGCGGCTCCGTCGCCGTGCTCGGGACCGTGCTCGCCGCCTTCGTCATGCGCCTGATCGACACGGCGCGGGCGCAGTTCTCGCTCGACCCGAGCTGGGTCAACTTCCTCATCGGGGTGGTCGTGCTCGGCACCGTCGTCGGCGGTCGCCTCCACCAGGGCCACCTCGCCAAGAAGGGCGTATCACCCGGCGGCGCTCCCCCACCGCCACCTCCCGAGGAGACACCCCGGCCGACGGCCGTACCGACGCCGATGGGAGAGACCCGATGA
- a CDS encoding mandelate racemase/muconate lactonizing enzyme family protein yields MTMITKATALLADIAVETDRTDAVQSFVKQETVLVTLTTTDGIEGTGYAYTIGTGGTSVLALLRDHLLPLLAGKDARNVEGLWQELFGLTRATTTGAITSLALAAIDTALWDLRCKRAGEPLWRLAGGHRREIPVYDTEGGWLHLGTDELVKSALAAKEAQFSGVKIKVGKPHPAEDAERLRAVREAVGPFLHIMTDANQSQSLSSAVRLAAALEPYDPYWLEEPMPADDISGHARLARSTRIPIAVGESMYAPMQFRSYLETGAASVVQVDVARVGGITPWLKVAHLAETFNVEVCPHFLMELHVSLVAAVANGAYVEYIPQLRAVTRTELTVRDGLAVAPDEPGIGIDWDMDAIDRRRVS; encoded by the coding sequence ATGACCATGATCACGAAAGCGACGGCCCTGCTGGCCGACATCGCGGTGGAGACCGACCGCACCGACGCCGTGCAGTCCTTCGTCAAACAGGAGACGGTCCTCGTCACCCTGACGACCACGGACGGCATCGAGGGAACCGGCTACGCCTACACCATCGGCACCGGCGGCACGTCCGTCCTGGCCCTCCTGCGCGACCATCTGCTGCCACTCCTCGCCGGGAAGGACGCCCGCAACGTTGAGGGGCTCTGGCAGGAGCTGTTCGGCCTGACCCGTGCCACCACCACCGGCGCGATCACCTCGCTCGCGCTCGCCGCGATCGACACGGCGCTGTGGGACCTGCGCTGCAAGCGCGCCGGCGAACCCCTGTGGCGGCTGGCCGGCGGTCACCGCCGGGAGATACCGGTGTACGACACCGAGGGCGGCTGGCTCCACCTGGGCACCGACGAGCTGGTCAAGTCGGCCCTCGCCGCGAAGGAGGCGCAGTTCTCGGGCGTCAAGATCAAGGTCGGCAAGCCGCACCCGGCTGAGGACGCGGAGCGCCTGCGTGCCGTACGCGAGGCCGTGGGACCGTTCCTGCACATCATGACCGACGCGAACCAGTCGCAGTCGCTGTCCTCCGCCGTGCGGTTGGCCGCCGCCCTCGAACCGTACGATCCGTACTGGCTCGAGGAACCCATGCCCGCCGACGACATCAGCGGCCATGCCCGGCTCGCCCGCTCGACCCGGATCCCGATCGCGGTCGGCGAGTCGATGTACGCGCCCATGCAGTTCCGCAGCTACCTGGAGACCGGCGCGGCCTCTGTCGTACAGGTCGACGTGGCCAGGGTCGGCGGGATCACGCCGTGGCTGAAGGTCGCCCACCTCGCCGAGACGTTCAACGTCGAGGTGTGCCCGCACTTCCTGATGGAACTGCACGTCAGCCTCGTCGCCGCCGTCGCCAACGGCGCGTACGTGGAGTACATCCCGCAGCTGCGCGCGGTCACCCGCACCGAGCTGACCGTGCGGGACGGTCTGGCCGTCGCTCCGGACGAGCCGGGCATCGGGATCGACTGGGACATGGACGCCATCGACCGGCGGAGGGTGTCATGA
- a CDS encoding substrate-binding domain-containing protein, with product MILRRSAVSVAATLALLAIASTACTVKTSDGSGPAGTATAKTGKGSAELADGSGTKVALVPGGAHPYFQPWKKAGADAEKTLKLGDVTFDETAEWDQQKQNNLLSTLAARGYNAFGVFGVSPTDVNTTFSDLKSQGFAVASLGSCPAGGRNEADFCLSTDVELAAYKAAEATIEAMGGKGTIVHLTGNNVDANTQLRIKGVQKAVKETGGKVDLLQNITDIDKDLQTAQKAVSDLLATKGSRIQGIVSTAYNPAVAAAEAVQETGSKAKVVAIDDDAKILSSIKNGSVSATVVQNPVGQAEIGAWALALLQTKQCTVKQPGQVIDSGSFVVTKPNLGTYDKARDTKTAELKKQFADEYLSCG from the coding sequence ATGATCCTTCGCAGATCCGCGGTGTCCGTCGCCGCCACCCTCGCCCTCCTGGCCATCGCTTCGACCGCATGCACCGTGAAGACCTCCGACGGCAGCGGGCCGGCCGGCACCGCGACCGCCAAGACCGGCAAGGGGAGCGCCGAACTCGCCGACGGTTCCGGCACCAAGGTCGCACTCGTCCCGGGCGGCGCCCACCCGTACTTCCAGCCATGGAAGAAGGCGGGCGCGGATGCCGAGAAGACGCTGAAGCTGGGCGATGTGACGTTCGACGAGACGGCCGAGTGGGACCAGCAGAAGCAGAACAACCTGCTGTCGACCCTGGCCGCGCGCGGCTACAACGCCTTCGGTGTCTTCGGGGTGTCCCCCACCGACGTCAACACCACCTTCTCCGACCTCAAGTCCCAGGGCTTCGCGGTGGCCTCCCTGGGGTCGTGCCCCGCCGGCGGCAGGAACGAGGCCGACTTCTGCCTCTCCACCGATGTGGAACTCGCCGCCTACAAGGCGGCCGAGGCCACCATCGAGGCGATGGGCGGCAAGGGCACGATCGTTCACCTGACGGGCAACAACGTCGACGCCAACACGCAGCTTCGGATCAAGGGCGTGCAGAAGGCCGTGAAGGAGACCGGCGGCAAGGTCGACCTGCTGCAGAACATCACCGATATCGACAAGGACCTCCAGACCGCGCAGAAGGCCGTCTCCGACCTGCTCGCGACCAAGGGCTCACGGATCCAGGGCATCGTCTCGACCGCGTACAACCCGGCGGTCGCCGCGGCCGAGGCCGTTCAGGAGACGGGCTCGAAAGCCAAGGTCGTGGCGATCGACGACGACGCCAAGATCCTCTCCTCGATCAAGAACGGCTCGGTGAGCGCCACGGTCGTGCAGAACCCGGTGGGTCAGGCCGAGATCGGCGCCTGGGCGCTCGCGCTCCTGCAGACCAAGCAGTGCACGGTCAAGCAGCCGGGCCAGGTCATCGACTCGGGTTCCTTCGTCGTCACGAAGCCGAACCTCGGGACGTACGACAAGGCGCGCGACACCAAGACAGCGGAGCTGAAGAAGCAGTTCGCCGACGAGTACCTCTCCTGCGGCTGA